The Calonectris borealis chromosome 13, bCalBor7.hap1.2, whole genome shotgun sequence genome contains a region encoding:
- the BRS3 gene encoding bombesin receptor subtype-3 codes for MSQVYLHSANQTLCASTNGTELKSISDNETTNEKWTEDSFPGLEILCTIYVTYAVIISVGLLGNAILIKVFFKIKSMQTVPNIFITSLAFGDLLLLLTCVPVDATRYIVDTWLFGRIGCKLLSFIQLTSVGVSVFTLTVLSADRYRAIVKPLELQTSDALLKTCCKAGCVWIVSMIFAIPEAVFSDLYSFSNPEKNVTFEACAPYPVSEKILQEAHSLVCFLVFYIVPLAVISVYYFLIARTLYKSTSNMPAEEHGHARKQIESRKRVAKTVLVLVALFAFCWLPNHILYLYRSFTYHASVDASTFHLIATIFSRALAFSNSCVNPFALYWLSKSFRQHFKKQVSCCKAKFRTKPPSATHSNTPTRALSVTGSTHGSEISVTLLTDYSITKEEESV; via the exons ATGTCTCAAGTATACTTGCATTCAGCTAATCAGACTTTGTGTGCATCTACAAATGGTACAGAACTGAAATCAATCAGTGATAATGAAACCACAAATGAAAAATGGACCGAAGACTCCTTTCCAGGATTAGAAATACTGTGCACAATTTATGTTACATACGCTGTGATCATTTCAGTGGGTCTCCTTGGAAATGCTATACTCATCAAAGTCTTTTTCAAGATTAAATCAATGCAGACGGTTCCAAACATCTTCATCACCAGCCTGGCATTTGGAGACCTACTGCTTTTATTAACTTGTGTGCCTGTAGATGCAACACGTTATATTGTGGATACCTGGCTCTTCGGAAGAATTGGGTGCAAGCTGCTGTCTTTTATCCAGTTAACCTCAGTTGGAGTATCAGTGTTTACCCTGACTGTTCTCAGTGCTGACAG GTACAGAGCCATCGTTAAGCCCTTGGAACTGCAGACTTCGGATGCGCTCCTGAAGACCTGCTGTAAAGCTGGCTGTGTTTGGATCGTCTCCATGATATTTGCTATCCCAGAGGCTGTTTTTTCAGATTTGTATTCTTTCAGCAATCCTgagaaaaatgtaacttttgAGGCATGTGCCCCCTATCCTGTATCTGAGAAGATCCTGCAGGAAGCTCACTCCCTGGTTTGCTTCTTAGTGTTCTATATTGTACCCTTAGCTGTCATTTCTGTCTATTATTTTCTTATCGCCAGAACTTTATATAAAAGTACATCCAACATGCCAGCAGAAGAACATGGTCATGCCCGTAAGCAG ATTGAATCCCGCAAGAGAGTTGCAAAAACAGTGCTGGTGCTTGTTGCTTTGTTTGCCTTTTGCTGGCTGCCTAACCACATCCTCTACCTATACCGCTCCTTTACATACCATGCTTCTGTAGATGCTTCCACCTTTCATCTGATAGCTACTATTTTTTCCCGTGCCTTGGCCTTCAGCAACTCCTGCGTCAATCCTTTTGCTCTTTATTGGCTGAGTAAAAGTTTCcggcaacattttaaaaagcaagtctCGTGCTGCAAGGCAAAATTTCGTACAAAGCCTCCCAGTGCTACCCACAGTAATACACCTACCAGAGCCCTGTCAGTCACGGGCAGCACACATGGCTCAGAAATCAGTGTTACACTGCTAACAGATTATAGTAtcacaaaagaagaggaaagtgtTTAG